The following are encoded in a window of Manihot esculenta cultivar AM560-2 chromosome 8, M.esculenta_v8, whole genome shotgun sequence genomic DNA:
- the LOC110620084 gene encoding cation/calcium exchanger 2, which produces MGILVSLSENRRCIIFLNISFLLVACVFLIIQFNSARFLVLTSSQPSNDDSQQDCKGFESLEDNLAKCHYLTSRINPCVSEGYIDYLHLFYCNFGRIPLLGHCLLFLWLLLLFYLLGNTASEYFCSSLENLSSLLKLSPTIAGVTLLSLGNGAPDVFSSLVSFMGSGTGDIGFNTVLGGASFVTCVVVGFMSILLKQKQITVNKAAFLRDVCFLLLVLASLSFILIHGEINIWGAIGFLSMYIFYVVFVYVSDIHWSSGYCSDLSIPILSSMGKLEVNVIEEGSLEDVAEVEMKNCCFCITLPAPCLMLINILEMPLYLPRRLTIPVVCEKKWSKPIAVASVTLAPVLLSVLWNPQGDDAGFLNSLVVYGIGLLFGMIFGVIAYVRTENASPPKKCLFPWLAGGFLMSVIWSYIIAQELVALLVSLGYIFEVSPSILGLTVLAWGNSVGDLITNLTMAFNGSPEGAQVAISGCYAGPIFNILFGLGLSLVGSSWHQYPSSVVIPRDLYLLETLCFLVAGLLWALVILPCRKMRLDRVLGAGLLAIYIISMSMRLIQTLGSFQFQVIDS; this is translated from the coding sequence ATGGGTATCTTGGTTTCTCTATCTGAGAACAGAAGATGCATAATTTTCTTGAACATCTCATTTCTATTAGTTGCATGCGTTTTCTTGATTATACAGTTCAATTCTGCTCGATTTCTTGTTCTTACCAGCTCACAACCATCCAATGACGATAGCCAACAAGACTGCAAAGGGTTTGAAAGTCTAGAAGACAACCTAGCCAAGTGCCATTACCTTACATCACGTATTAATCCGTGTGTCTCTGAAGGTTATATTGACTACCTTCACCTTTTCTATTGCAATTTTGGAAGAATTCCTCTTTTGGGTCATTGTCTTCTATTTCTCTGGCTTCTATTGTTGTTCTATTTGTTGGGGAACACAGCTTCTGAATACTTCTGTTCTTCCCTTGAAAATTTATCCAGTCTATTGAAACTATCCCCAACAATTGCTGGGGTTACTCTCCTTTCTCTCGGCAATGGTGCCCCAGATGTCTTTTCCAGTTTGGTCTCCTTTATGGGTAGTGGGACAGGTGACATTGGCTTCAATACAGTGCTTGGTGGTGCTTCCTTTGTTACCTGTGTTGTTGTTGGATTCATGAGCATTCTCTTGAAGCAAAAACAGATTACAGTCAACAAAGCTGCCTTTCTTAGAGATGTTTGCTTCTTGCTTTTAGTTCTTGCATCCTTAAGTTTCATTTTAATTCACGGAGAAATCAATATTTGGGGTGCAATAGGATTCTTGTCCATGTACATTTTCTATGTAGTCTTTGTCTACGTCTCAGACATCCATTGGAGTTCAGGTTACTGCAGTGATTTGAGCATACCCATTTTAAGCAGCATGGGAAAATTGGAGGTAAATGTTATAGAGGAAGGTTCATTAGAAGATGTTGCTGAGGTAGAAATGAAGAATTGTTGTTTTTGCATAACATTGCCTGCTCCTTGTCTTATGCTTATTAACATACTTGAGATGCCACTTTACTTGCCAAGGAGATTGACAATTCCTGTTGTTTGTGAAAAGAAATGGTCTAAGCCAATTGCAGTTGCTTCAGTGACACTGGCTCCAGTTCTGTTATCAGTTCTTTGGAATCCTCAGGGTGATGATGCTGGTTTCTTGAACAGCCTAGTGGTATATGGAATTGGGCTCTTATTTGGGATGATTTTTGGGGTGATTGCATATGTTAGAACTGAGAATGCAAGCCCTCCAAAGAAATGCCTGTTTCCCTGGCTTGCTGGAGGATTCTTAATGAGTGTGATCTGGAGTTATATCATAGCTCAGGAATTGGTAGCCCTGTTAGTTTCCCTTGGATATATATTTGAAGTAAGTCCTTCAATTCTGGGGCTAACAGTTCTAGCCTGGGGGAACTCAGTGGGAGATCTGATAACCAATCTGACCATGGCCTTCAATGGCAGCCCTGAAGGTGCTCAAGTGGCTATATCAGGGTGCTATGCAGGTCCCATTTTCAACATCCTTTTTGGTTTGGGTTTGTCTCTTGTTGGCTCATCTTGGCATCAATACCCATCTTCTGTTGTGATCCCAAGAGATCTGTATCTGTTGGAAACATTATGCTTTTTGGTAGCTGGCTTGCTCTGGGCACTTGTTATCTTGCCGTGTAGAAAAATGAGGCTTGATAGGGTCTTGGGAGCAGGGCTTCTGGCTATATACATAATTTCCATGTCTATGAGGCTGATTCAAACACTTGGGTCTTTCCAATTTCAAGTTATAGATAGCTAG
- the LOC110620252 gene encoding uncharacterized protein LOC110620252, with translation MESSLKIGSSIGLPISSSTVKLNQCHKNKVGYGFRFDGSRSIGKICAITPNGSVSPSSSHEAESRAVGNAHRQRSSLESLFCYDKPIPEERIEKPVGTSLAEKAIGNNPRCIDCEAKGAVLCTTCSGSGLYVDSILESQGIIVKVRCLGCGGTGNIMCSECGGRGHLGPR, from the exons ATGGAGTCTTCATTGAAAATTGGGTCGTCGATTGGTTTGCCCATTTCTTCATCTACAGTAAAACTTAATCAATGCCACAAAAATAAGGTCGGTTATGGGTTTCGATTCGATGGAAGCCGGTCCATAGGGAAAATTTGTGCCATCACTCCCAATGGCTCTGTTTCTCCCTCTTCTTCTCATGAG GCAGAATCAAGGGCAGTGGGAAATGCACATAGACAAAGAAGCAGCCTTGAATCACTTTTTTGTTATGATAAGCCAATACCAGAGGAGAGAATTGAGAAGCCTGTTGGTACATCTTTAGCTGAAAAAGCAATTGGAAATAATCCTCGATGCATTGATTGTGAGGCCAAAGGTGCTGTTCTTTGCACCACTTGCTCGGGTTCAGGGTTATATGTTGACTCCATATTGGAGAGCCAGGGAATCATTGTGAAAGTGCGCTGTTTAG GTTGTGGAGGAACGGGTAACATTATGTGCTCTGAATGTGGTGGACGAGGTCATCTTGGACCCAGATGA
- the LOC110621367 gene encoding beta-glucuronosyltransferase GlcAT14A, translating to MGIKIFAILFMATSIFLSLLYIPAKLTIPMSRFTPVININMLKDHKPYPVNFAYLISASRGDSKKLMRVIRALYHPGNYYLIHVDADAPEVEHRAIREFVSSDPVFNLVGNVWIVGKSNLVTYRGPTMLATTLHAMAILLRTCKWDWFINLSASDYPLVTQDDLIDAFSALPRDLNFIQHSSHLGWKLNKRAKPIIIDPGLYKLNKSEIWWVIKQRSLPTAFKLYTGSAWTILSRSFAEYCILGWDNLPRTLLLYYTNFVSSPEGYFQTLICNSEDYRNTTANHDLHYITWDTPPKQHPRNLGLKDYRRMILSSRPFARKFKKNDPVLDKIDRDLLKRYNGQFTYGGWCLWSGKRQKACSGLQNEKYGVLKPGPGSRRLKSLLTKLVSENNFTKRRCR from the exons ATGGGTATTAAAATTTTTGCCATTCTCTTCATGGCAACTTCAATCTTCCTCTCCCTCTTGTACATCCCGGCAAAATTAACCATACCCATGTCCAGATTCACCCCAGTCATCAACATTAACATGCTTAAAGACCACAAGCCTTACCCAGTAAACTTTGCTTACTTAATTTCTGCTTCTAGAGGTGATTCCAAGAAGCTAATGAGGGTGATTAGGGCACTCTACCATCCAGGGAATTATTATCTGATTCATGTGGATGCTGATGCACCAGAGGTAGAGCACAGAGCAATAAGAGAGTTTGTGTCCAGTGACCCAGTTTTTAACCTTGTAGGCAATGTTTGGATTGTTGGGAAATCAAATTTGGTGACTTATAGAGGCCCTACAATGCTTGCTACAACTCTCCATGCTATGGCTATTTTGTTGAGGACTTGCAAATGGGACTGGTTTATTAATCTTAGTGCTTCTGATTATCCCTTGGTGACCCAAGATG ATCTAATTGATGCCTTTTCTGCCTTACCAAGAGATCTCAACTTCATACAGCACAGCAGTCACTTGGGGTGGAAGct GAATAAGAGAGCCAAGCCAATCATAATAGATCCAGGGCTTTACAAACTCAACAAATCAGAGATTTGGTGGGTTATCAAGCAGAGGAGTCTCCCAACTGCCTTCAAGCTCTACACAG GTTCAGCTTGGACAATATTGTCAAGATCTTTTGCAGAGTATTGCATTCTGGGTTGGGACAACTTGCCAAGAACTCTCCTCCTTTACTATACCAACTTCGTATCCTCACCAGAAGGCTACTTCCAAACCCTCATATGCAACTCTGAAGACTACAGAAACACTACAGCAAACCATGATCTTCACTATATCACTTGGGATACACCTCCTAAGCAGCACCCAAGGAACCTGGGGCTTAAAGATTATAGAAGAATGATCCTGAGCAGCCGTCCATTTGCCAGAAAGTTCAAGAAAAATGACCCAGTTCTCGACAAGATTGATCGTGACCTTCTTAAGAGATACAATGGACAGTTTACTTATGGGGGTTGGTGTTTGTGGAGTGGGAAGAGGCAGAAAGCATGTTCAGGCTTACAAAATGAGAAATATGGTGTTTTGAAGCCTGGACCAGGGTCAAGAAGGTTGAAGAGTCTGCTCACAAAACTTGTATCAGAAAATAATTTCACTAAGAGACGATGTAGATGA